The Methylacidimicrobium sp. B4 genome contains a region encoding:
- a CDS encoding vitamin K epoxide reductase family protein, with the protein MEKQGKAGRLLRFLFVGGSIGGIALTAYLTALSWWGKLPPGCSADGGCGTVLTSSWAKLFGQPVSLYGLGLYGALAALSLSGWTAFRRGAALLLLLFGLLWSALFVYVSLFVLGATCPYCLTSAGLLLTLFVLLLLTPGPQPDRRFWFALLPAVLLAGGGGVALFHVSSLRREGAARAAMVAQQEGEDLAWLEALATHLTKSGAKFYGATWCNHCRLQRALFGKAEALLPFVDCAPEGRGGPMAAPCQEMGVRTFPTWTIGNRKYEGILMPETLAELTGFRPRPGGKGAPLIGP; encoded by the coding sequence ATGGAAAAGCAGGGAAAGGCGGGACGGCTCCTTCGCTTCCTCTTTGTGGGAGGCTCCATTGGTGGAATCGCGCTGACCGCCTATCTGACCGCGCTTTCCTGGTGGGGTAAGCTTCCCCCGGGCTGCAGCGCCGACGGAGGCTGCGGTACGGTCTTGACCAGCAGCTGGGCGAAGCTTTTCGGGCAGCCGGTAAGCTTGTACGGATTGGGCCTCTATGGTGCGCTTGCGGCTCTCTCGCTCTCGGGTTGGACGGCTTTCCGGCGAGGAGCCGCCCTCCTTCTCCTCCTCTTCGGGCTGCTCTGGAGCGCTCTCTTCGTCTACGTTTCGCTTTTCGTGCTTGGGGCGACCTGCCCCTACTGCCTGACCTCGGCGGGACTCCTTTTGACCCTGTTCGTCCTGCTTTTGCTCACACCGGGGCCCCAGCCGGATCGCCGCTTCTGGTTCGCCCTGCTGCCCGCCGTGCTGTTGGCTGGTGGGGGCGGCGTGGCCCTCTTTCACGTCTCATCGCTCCGGAGGGAAGGTGCGGCGCGCGCGGCAATGGTCGCCCAGCAGGAGGGGGAGGATCTGGCTTGGCTGGAGGCGCTGGCAACGCACCTGACCAAGAGCGGGGCGAAGTTCTACGGAGCGACTTGGTGCAATCATTGCCGGCTGCAGCGCGCGCTCTTCGGGAAGGCCGAGGCGCTCCTTCCCTTCGTCGATTGCGCGCCTGAAGGCCGAGGCGGTCCGATGGCCGCTCCGTGCCAGGAGATGGGTGTTCGGACCTTTCCCACCTGGACGATCGGCAATCGAAAGTACGAGGGGATCTTGATGCCCGAAACCTTGGCGGAGCTGACGGGCTTCCGCCCGCGCCCGGGCGGGAAGGGAGCTCCGCTGATCGGGCCCTGA
- a CDS encoding TonB-dependent siderophore receptor, with product METTTTLPEVSVTAAPPPASDVLPTDSSSVYGLDLSVLDTPRQVTPVNQTLMRSSGMTAQGYLDPLSTAFLIPGAISENSGGMMAAPSVRGMAAQPYINGIQFTALQAGMPLTPFNWNMVESEDITEGPATAVFGQEQAAGGTVNYITKQPYFDRFRGQVWDTTGMYQNYMWGADIGGPIDKEQKVAYRLSYMGIENGSYYQPDVHNDQQNVYLALGARPTDNYSVDFYSDFGTYDFTPMMSWMNRPTSALIQDGLYNTGSLPLSQVQIGTVNNPGFASYAGPLEPISRRMIANNPESEGRAYTGFLQLVQRLQLGEGLQLRNNTFAYYGRNAVVAPASYYTEVAMGDYEIDNRTELLAQFATPLGQSEESSSRESKLLGKLLLQHQIDTGVEWGFEHNLDYESQMWFGSANAWDILRTNPTSWNLTQTAFFQSLIRNPRAPGGGEWPIPGMPGVYFEPLNGSAGTTDSNYWTLAPFYQHDLQITDKLSLLVGARATTYFVSSQTPPGTPPELFVQAQTIQELPMINASALYKIFPWWTAYFTYNWMYVANVGAVGGFNVYPSGLPSSSFDLQEQLFEGGFKWSLLNNRLYASLAGFSQQIPLFNFVNVSPTPATVTGLEANLTYQPDRHWWMRAGYFFARGVEDWSGLPYGPPMSQTYSTALALQANLPLNNNASFPPGSYPFIGWPQQVVNAMVTYQADSGFGATLSALVMSQQFLGYNYATAIPWQYLINARIFYSQPKWEVSLWIYNLTNEPYWLPYAIGSMPDRTNDYGGIVAGLPFWLQGTFAWKF from the coding sequence ATGGAAACCACGACCACGCTCCCCGAAGTCTCCGTGACGGCGGCACCTCCTCCCGCCTCGGACGTCCTGCCGACCGACAGCTCCTCGGTCTACGGCCTCGACCTCTCGGTCCTCGACACCCCGCGGCAGGTCACCCCGGTCAACCAGACCCTGATGCGCTCCTCGGGCATGACCGCCCAAGGCTACCTCGATCCCTTGAGCACCGCTTTCCTGATCCCGGGTGCCATCAGCGAAAACAGCGGCGGCATGATGGCCGCCCCCTCCGTCCGCGGCATGGCCGCACAGCCCTACATCAATGGCATCCAGTTTACCGCTCTCCAAGCGGGCATGCCCCTGACCCCCTTCAATTGGAACATGGTCGAGTCCGAGGACATCACCGAGGGGCCGGCCACCGCCGTCTTTGGCCAAGAGCAGGCGGCCGGCGGTACGGTCAACTACATCACCAAGCAGCCCTATTTCGACCGCTTCCGCGGGCAGGTGTGGGATACCACGGGCATGTATCAAAACTACATGTGGGGAGCCGACATCGGCGGTCCGATCGACAAGGAGCAGAAGGTCGCCTATCGGCTGAGCTACATGGGCATCGAGAACGGAAGCTACTACCAGCCCGACGTTCATAATGACCAGCAGAATGTCTACCTTGCTCTCGGCGCCCGCCCCACCGACAACTACTCGGTCGACTTCTACTCCGATTTCGGCACCTACGATTTCACGCCAATGATGTCGTGGATGAACCGGCCGACCAGCGCTCTCATCCAAGATGGGCTCTACAACACCGGCTCCCTGCCCCTCTCCCAAGTCCAGATCGGGACGGTCAATAACCCCGGCTTCGCCAGCTATGCGGGGCCCCTGGAGCCGATCAGCCGAAGAATGATCGCCAACAACCCCGAGTCCGAAGGCCGTGCCTACACGGGTTTCCTCCAGCTCGTCCAGCGGCTCCAGCTCGGAGAGGGCCTCCAGCTCCGCAACAACACCTTCGCCTACTACGGGCGCAACGCGGTGGTTGCGCCAGCCTCCTACTATACCGAAGTCGCCATGGGAGATTACGAGATCGACAACCGCACCGAGCTCCTCGCCCAGTTCGCCACCCCGTTGGGCCAATCCGAGGAAAGCAGCTCCCGGGAAAGCAAGCTCCTCGGCAAGCTTCTGCTCCAACACCAGATTGACACCGGCGTCGAGTGGGGATTCGAGCACAACCTCGATTACGAATCCCAAATGTGGTTCGGCAGCGCAAACGCCTGGGATATCCTCCGCACCAACCCCACGAGCTGGAACCTCACCCAGACGGCCTTCTTCCAATCCCTGATCCGCAATCCCCGCGCCCCGGGAGGCGGGGAGTGGCCGATCCCGGGAATGCCCGGCGTCTACTTCGAGCCGCTCAATGGAAGTGCCGGAACGACCGACTCCAACTACTGGACCCTTGCCCCCTTCTATCAGCACGATCTCCAGATCACCGACAAGCTCTCCCTCCTCGTTGGAGCCCGGGCCACCACCTACTTCGTCTCCAGCCAGACCCCACCAGGAACCCCGCCCGAGCTCTTCGTCCAGGCACAAACCATCCAGGAGCTTCCCATGATCAATGCCAGCGCCCTGTACAAGATTTTCCCCTGGTGGACCGCCTACTTCACCTACAACTGGATGTATGTCGCCAACGTGGGCGCGGTCGGAGGATTCAACGTCTACCCGAGCGGCCTCCCCTCCAGCTCCTTCGACCTGCAGGAGCAGCTCTTCGAGGGAGGCTTCAAGTGGAGCCTCCTGAACAACAGGCTCTATGCCTCGCTTGCGGGCTTCTCCCAGCAGATTCCCCTCTTCAACTTCGTCAATGTCTCGCCCACCCCGGCAACCGTTACCGGCCTGGAAGCCAACCTCACCTACCAGCCCGATCGCCACTGGTGGATGCGTGCGGGCTACTTCTTCGCCCGCGGAGTCGAAGATTGGTCCGGCTTGCCCTACGGCCCGCCCATGTCGCAAACCTACTCCACCGCCCTCGCCCTCCAGGCCAACCTCCCGCTCAACAACAATGCCAGCTTCCCTCCCGGCAGCTACCCCTTCATCGGCTGGCCCCAGCAGGTCGTCAACGCCATGGTGACCTACCAGGCCGACTCGGGCTTCGGCGCGACCTTGAGCGCTCTCGTCATGAGCCAGCAGTTCCTCGGCTACAACTACGCAACCGCCATCCCCTGGCAATACCTGATCAATGCCCGCATCTTCTACTCCCAGCCAAAATGGGAAGTCTCCCTCTGGATCTACAACCTGACCAACGAGCCCTACTGGCTCCCCTACGCCATCGGCTCCATGCCCGATCGAACCAACGACTATGGCGGTATCGTGGCCGGCCTCCCCTTCTGGCTCCAAGGCACCTTCGCCTGGAAGTTTTAA